The following are encoded in a window of Dehalococcoidia bacterium genomic DNA:
- a CDS encoding ferritin family protein, producing the protein MGDAGYPQPTEQARRVREYWNANLEKNPLRMQGGDTNAGAFLAWMLEAAGDIVRELGNEANYYDCGYIAEKVLRINRNIDDSDWRRPLSDREWQFLGEVKKKIDDFPTPDLPSARAKLLLQAIANREQWKLKEALSQLESQLGCGKIIPEKAVLLEAGVGDEELARALREDIAGELGAINQYSLHAEETEVPIVKKVLTSIGDEEKTHVGELLKLLKEVTNNREWINIQKGVEEVIDIATGDKPVARDPGYCKVVTAEPPRCDDFKAARAWVLCHAWDRMEKENLPALPVRESWIELRKVCDKQVEA; encoded by the coding sequence ATGGGCGATGCAGGTTATCCCCAGCCGACGGAGCAGGCCCGCCGGGTGCGAGAATACTGGAACGCCAACCTCGAGAAAAACCCCCTCCGGATGCAGGGCGGTGATACCAACGCCGGCGCGTTTCTGGCATGGATGCTGGAAGCAGCCGGCGATATTGTGCGCGAGCTGGGTAACGAAGCCAATTATTACGATTGCGGCTATATTGCTGAGAAGGTCCTGCGCATAAACCGCAATATCGATGACTCCGACTGGCGGCGCCCGCTGTCAGACCGGGAGTGGCAGTTTCTTGGCGAGGTAAAGAAGAAGATCGATGATTTCCCGACCCCGGACCTGCCGAGCGCCCGCGCCAAACTGCTGCTGCAGGCGATAGCTAATCGCGAACAGTGGAAGTTAAAAGAAGCCTTGTCCCAGCTTGAAAGCCAGCTTGGCTGCGGCAAGATTATCCCGGAAAAGGCTGTCTTGCTGGAGGCAGGTGTGGGAGACGAGGAGCTGGCCAGGGCGCTGCGGGAAGACATCGCGGGGGAGCTGGGCGCGATAAACCAATATTCTCTCCATGCCGAAGAGACCGAAGTCCCGATAGTCAAGAAGGTGCTGACCAGCATAGGCGACGAGGAGAAGACCCATGTCGGCGAGCTCCTTAAGCTCCTGAAGGAAGTCACGAATAATCGGGAATGGATTAACATCCAGAAGGGGGTGGAGGAGGTTATAGATATCGCCACTGGGGATAAGCCGGTGGCGCGGGACCCCGGCTACTGCAAGGTTGTAACGGCCGAGCCGCCGCGGTGCGACGATTTCAAGGCGGCGCGGGCCTGGGTGTTATGTCATGCCTGGGACCGGATGGAAAAGGAGAATCTGCCGGCCCTGCCGGTCCGCGAGTCCTGGATAGAGCTTCGTAAAGTCTGCGATAAACAGGTAGAGGCATGA
- a CDS encoding carboxypeptidase-like regulatory domain-containing protein: MAKPNEPKKGPSGVVVLGIAAAAGIGLAIAMSREAEAAPGTATLEGYIRDSTTNLPITGALVQLSGGVSIVSTSNGRYKFTSLLPGAYNLTCSRDGYSTLEDVLNLVEGVNQYDIILNSTGGGTASLEYASGIEFTEPGSHGGMVQVPISVKIKNIGGVTATAHPIGEVKTYLENNGDPYPRYLALDMGTQSIAPGQTVTFTGSISEYPDEHILLVTIQSEAGVISSEFDDVAELLSLDMPSSLVSEQEYWAQAALRLPFKADRCYQVHMYLYGDYGTNFSTIKSTAIKASLMPVGAKASLTSYYLHGAGDYTVKGVWVSDGTKQVQNKARATYEMTQEGTGMTITKALPAGVYKLKLVVQWIEFYVPNVYGQSGILLSQDLGTINVQAAPGLPTGIYNMSGPVSANYGTQVNMTANVRNGSPAAKTLKVRWMPDIDFVPRSDTNITIPANSERQSTYSFAMPPIMWTWSPYVRVWCRLYDGNTLVAMQEWSISTTPQPSGVFICPVCGMIFNYPPPANNEYYYDQHMATH; this comes from the coding sequence ATGGCAAAACCTAATGAACCGAAGAAAGGGCCAAGCGGTGTCGTTGTATTGGGCATCGCTGCAGCGGCCGGCATTGGCCTGGCAATCGCCATGTCTAGGGAAGCGGAGGCTGCTCCGGGCACCGCCACGCTCGAGGGCTATATCAGGGATTCGACAACGAACCTCCCGATCACCGGCGCCCTGGTGCAACTCAGCGGCGGCGTGAGTATAGTATCCACCAGCAACGGCCGCTACAAGTTCACGTCTTTGCTGCCCGGGGCCTATAACCTGACCTGCAGCCGGGACGGCTACAGCACGCTTGAAGACGTTTTGAACCTGGTTGAAGGCGTCAACCAGTATGACATCATCTTAAATTCGACCGGCGGCGGGACAGCTTCACTCGAGTACGCCTCCGGGATTGAGTTCACCGAGCCCGGATCCCACGGCGGGATGGTGCAGGTCCCTATCTCTGTCAAGATCAAGAACATCGGCGGTGTCACGGCTACGGCCCATCCGATCGGCGAGGTAAAGACCTACCTGGAGAATAACGGCGATCCTTACCCTCGCTACCTGGCCCTGGACATGGGGACGCAGTCCATCGCCCCCGGGCAGACCGTGACCTTCACCGGCTCGATAAGCGAGTACCCGGATGAGCACATTTTACTGGTGACCATCCAGAGCGAGGCCGGCGTGATATCCTCGGAGTTTGACGACGTAGCGGAGCTGCTATCCCTGGATATGCCGTCGTCGCTGGTCAGTGAGCAGGAATACTGGGCACAAGCCGCATTGCGGCTGCCCTTCAAGGCTGATCGTTGCTACCAGGTACATATGTATCTGTACGGCGATTACGGCACTAACTTCTCCACCATCAAATCCACCGCGATAAAGGCGTCTCTCATGCCGGTGGGCGCCAAAGCAAGCCTGACTTCATACTACCTGCACGGGGCGGGCGACTATACCGTGAAGGGTGTGTGGGTATCCGACGGGACCAAGCAGGTGCAAAATAAGGCCCGCGCAACCTATGAAATGACACAGGAAGGGACCGGAATGACGATTACCAAGGCACTGCCGGCCGGGGTATATAAGCTGAAGCTGGTGGTCCAGTGGATCGAATTCTACGTCCCCAACGTCTACGGCCAGAGCGGGATACTGTTGTCGCAGGATCTCGGGACAATAAACGTCCAGGCCGCTCCGGGACTGCCGACCGGCATCTACAATATGTCCGGACCTGTCAGCGCCAACTACGGTACCCAGGTAAATATGACGGCCAATGTTCGTAACGGCTCGCCGGCGGCCAAGACGCTCAAAGTCAGGTGGATGCCCGATATCGATTTCGTGCCACGCTCCGATACCAACATTACCATACCGGCCAATTCTGAGCGGCAATCAACATATTCGTTCGCCATGCCACCGATTATGTGGACATGGAGTCCCTATGTGAGAGTCTGGTGCCGGCTGTACGACGGGAACACCCTCGTGGCCATGCAGGAATGGTCCATCTCTACTACCCCCCAGCCGTCCGGGGTGTTCATCTGTCCGGTCTGCGGTATGATTTTTAATTATCCGCCACCGGCCAACAACGAATACTATTACGATCAGCACATGGCAACACACTGA
- a CDS encoding NUDIX hydrolase has protein sequence MSEHKEIIPVVAACIKDVRPPLRILLHLKNESHDERGTPRNPELVGTWEFPGGMVEYGEDPEEALARECREELNGQKIKIGRLLHATTNIFKDGVHYLVLYYECEFPALYTPTPPGSQWATPEEIMEMNCLPGTYEVIKKFYLY, from the coding sequence GTGAGCGAACATAAGGAAATCATCCCGGTGGTAGCAGCCTGTATCAAAGATGTCAGGCCCCCGCTTCGGATACTCCTCCACCTGAAAAACGAGTCGCACGACGAGAGGGGGACGCCGCGCAATCCCGAACTGGTGGGTACCTGGGAGTTTCCCGGCGGGATGGTGGAGTATGGTGAGGATCCGGAGGAGGCCCTGGCAAGGGAGTGCCGCGAAGAGCTTAATGGGCAAAAAATTAAAATAGGCCGGCTCCTTCATGCTACGACCAATATCTTTAAAGATGGCGTCCATTACTTAGTTCTTTACTACGAATGTGAGTTTCCTGCGCTCTACACCCCGACGCCCCCAGGCAGCCAATGGGCCACTCCGGAAGAGATCATGGAGATGAATTGCCTGCCCGGTACTTACGAGGTGATTAAAAAGTTCTATCTGTATTAA